The following are encoded together in the Janthinobacterium sp. Marseille genome:
- the gcvA gene encoding transcriptional regulator GcvA, protein MKYPVYLNALRAFEASARHQSFSAAATELNVTPAAVGQQVRGLEEWLGTPLFYRSGTGTSRLMPTDTAQRALPDIRAGFDKLSIGLERLKQASTGGALTVTVSPAFAAKWLMPRIDRFHQAYPQTDLRLDTNLKALDFLASGIDVGVRYGSGDWPGLAAIKLADEEIYPVCSPSYLKRHGPFVDPAALAGHTLIHDLSMQNHPGFQTWRSWLDAAGFPSVQSERGLQINNSAAVLQAAIDNQGIALGRSVMMREDLTVGRLVRLFETISSPSKLAYYIVYRPECAELPRVAAFREWLMSEVN, encoded by the coding sequence ATGAAATATCCTGTTTATCTGAATGCGCTGCGGGCGTTCGAAGCAAGTGCCCGGCATCAGAGTTTCTCGGCAGCTGCGACGGAACTGAATGTCACGCCAGCAGCGGTAGGGCAGCAAGTACGAGGATTGGAAGAATGGCTTGGTACGCCGCTTTTTTATCGCAGCGGAACAGGCACATCAAGGTTGATGCCAACCGACACGGCGCAAAGAGCACTGCCGGATATTCGAGCCGGTTTTGATAAATTGAGCATTGGTCTGGAACGGCTCAAACAAGCATCGACAGGTGGCGCGTTGACTGTGACGGTCAGTCCGGCATTCGCGGCCAAATGGTTGATGCCACGAATCGACCGTTTTCATCAGGCTTATCCGCAAACAGATCTTCGACTTGACACTAACTTGAAGGCGCTGGATTTTCTCGCGAGCGGCATTGATGTAGGCGTGAGGTACGGTTCGGGGGACTGGCCTGGACTTGCAGCAATCAAATTAGCTGATGAAGAAATATATCCGGTTTGCTCGCCGAGCTATCTGAAACGTCATGGCCCGTTTGTGGATCCAGCTGCTCTTGCAGGACATACGCTGATTCATGATCTATCGATGCAGAATCATCCCGGCTTTCAAACGTGGCGAAGTTGGCTTGATGCCGCCGGATTTCCATCGGTGCAGTCGGAAAGAGGACTTCAGATCAATAACTCTGCTGCGGTACTACAAGCGGCAATCGATAACCAAGGCATTGCATTGGGTCGTAGTGTGATGATGCGCGAAGATCTGACAGTTGGGCGCCTGGTGAGATTATTCGAAACAATCTCCTCCCCATCTAAACTGGCTTATTACATCGTGTACCGACCAGAATGCGCAGAACTGCCTCGTGTTGCGGCATTCAGGGAATGGCTAATGTCAGAAGTCAATTGA
- a CDS encoding DoxX family protein, with translation MQWNTCADFLNRLLTHSFLALVMRFGIASIFFLSGRTKVTGILTLTDSTYSLFSTDYKLPLVPPDIAAHLGTYSEHLFPILLVFGLFTRFAAFALFGMTAVIEIFVYPDAWPTHLSWAGLLLYLIARGGGSVSLDHKLGIK, from the coding sequence ATGCAATGGAACACGTGTGCGGATTTCTTGAATCGCCTCCTAACGCATTCTTTTTTGGCGTTGGTAATGCGCTTCGGTATCGCATCGATCTTTTTTCTGTCAGGCCGCACCAAGGTAACGGGAATTTTGACCTTAACCGACAGCACCTATTCGTTGTTCTCAACCGATTATAAATTGCCACTGGTACCGCCGGATATTGCTGCGCACCTCGGGACGTATTCGGAACATCTGTTTCCGATCCTGCTGGTGTTCGGCCTGTTCACTCGCTTTGCAGCATTTGCGCTGTTTGGCATGACGGCTGTGATAGAGATATTCGTTTATCCGGACGCTTGGCCGACGCATCTGTCGTGGGCCGGGTTGCTGCTGTATTTGATTGCACGCGGAGGTGGTTCGGTGTCACTCGATCATAAATTAGGCATCAAATAA
- a CDS encoding zinc-binding dehydrogenase yields MSKPLRHCCVPVSPRIHRCVKIGPGQKVGIIGLGGLGYMGVKFAKAMDAHVVMITTSPDKGKDADEILVSRDPAAMTKHAGSFDFLLNTIPVCHDANPYLGLLKLDGKMGMVGVLTELEPIVGANLIFGRKSMFGSGIGGMTETQEMLDFCGEHNIISDVKMIAIKDVNHA; encoded by the coding sequence ATGTCAAAGCCGTTGCGCCATTGCTGTGTGCCGGTATCCCCACGTATTCACCGTTGCGTCAAGATTGGCCCGGGACAAAAGGTTGGCATCATCGGCCTCGGTGGCCTGGGTTATATGGGCGTCAAATTTGCCAAGGCGATGGACGCGCATGTGGTGATGATTACTACCTCGCCGGATAAAGGCAAGGACGCAGATGAAATTCTGGTCTCGCGCGATCCTGCCGCAATGACTAAACATGCTGGCAGCTTCGACTTTTTGCTCAACACGATTCCGGTCTGTCATGACGCCAATCCTTATCTCGGCTTGCTAAAGCTGGATGGAAAAATGGGCATGGTTGGTGTGCTGACCGAGCTGGAACCGATTGTCGGCGCCAATCTGATTTTCGGTCGCAAATCGATGTTCGGTTCCGGTATCGGCGGCATGACCGAAACGCAGGAAATGTTGGATTTCTGCGGCGAGCACAATATCATCAGTGATGTGAAGATGATCGCAATCAAGGACGTGAATCATGCGTGA
- a CDS encoding TetR/AcrR family transcriptional regulator: MRLTTPSNTKNNIIVLAKQLLKTRSYLGFSFQDIADEIGLRKASLHHHFPSKESLGVEIIRELRASFEEWAESTPIDPHKKLDAYFCRFRKTVDVGAEVCPAGGLASGWSCIGEEMRIAARDLRNTHVSWLTDVIGTIKQKKSKTMKELASYVFSACQGGLISSRMTGRSEEFDLVVKQLRVAIYS; this comes from the coding sequence ATGCGACTAACTACCCCTTCCAACACAAAAAATAATATTATCGTGCTTGCCAAGCAACTGCTTAAGACACGTTCATATCTTGGCTTCAGTTTCCAAGATATTGCTGATGAGATCGGGTTACGAAAGGCCAGTCTGCACCACCATTTCCCATCAAAGGAATCGCTCGGTGTCGAAATAATTCGTGAACTACGCGCTAGCTTTGAAGAATGGGCGGAATCGACTCCAATTGATCCTCATAAAAAGTTGGACGCATACTTCTGCCGGTTTCGGAAAACAGTAGATGTAGGTGCTGAGGTGTGCCCGGCTGGCGGCTTGGCATCAGGTTGGTCATGTATCGGAGAGGAAATGCGCATCGCTGCGCGCGATCTACGTAATACCCACGTTTCGTGGCTAACCGACGTTATTGGCACGATTAAGCAGAAAAAATCAAAAACGATGAAGGAGTTAGCATCCTACGTTTTTTCAGCGTGCCAAGGTGGGCTAATCTCATCGAGAATGACCGGGCGGAGTGAAGAATTCGACTTGGTTGTAAAGCAACTTCGCGTAGCCATATACAGCTAA
- a CDS encoding TolC family protein encodes MFLRIHAPLNHQSRTLCKISVLLALAFGTSFVHAQSNGLTLNEALQLSLQRSSLTKAANASVLASRESAAKADQLPDPMLKVGIDNLPVTGADRYSTTSDFMTMRRVGIEQQWVSSDKRVARSARAQRAVEMEESTYLESVAKVREEAAKAWVNVLYGQRTLALVSAMEKEAAEDLNAMNAAHRGAKANASDVMQAQLTLSQTQDATRKNTQDLRNARLALSRWTGMPAATVADETPKLTSHVPGLPVEELEKYHPMLLSARRAVNLADADSTVASRESNPDWSLEAAYSQRGSQYSNMVSFGISIPLAVNRAQKQNRDIAEKSALGTKARMQYEEALRELQAEIENQSSTLESLKARVTQLNAQLLPAASQQVELATAAYRSGAGSLSAVFNAKKMLLERRLQIAELEREAALTWAALEYHVVPHDMASAGEMK; translated from the coding sequence ATGTTTTTGCGTATCCACGCGCCACTGAATCATCAGTCGCGCACTCTGTGCAAAATCAGCGTTTTACTGGCGTTGGCTTTTGGTACATCTTTTGTTCACGCCCAATCCAATGGACTCACATTAAACGAAGCATTGCAGCTTTCATTGCAGCGCTCATCACTGACCAAGGCCGCTAATGCATCCGTATTGGCCAGTCGTGAATCAGCAGCGAAAGCCGACCAATTGCCGGACCCGATGCTGAAAGTTGGCATCGATAATCTGCCTGTGACTGGTGCTGACCGTTACAGCACCACAAGCGACTTCATGACCATGCGTCGGGTTGGTATCGAACAGCAATGGGTATCTTCCGACAAACGTGTTGCACGGTCAGCACGTGCCCAGCGCGCTGTCGAAATGGAAGAAAGTACTTATCTGGAAAGCGTTGCCAAGGTGCGGGAAGAAGCAGCCAAGGCATGGGTAAATGTACTTTATGGTCAGCGCACATTGGCATTGGTCAGTGCAATGGAAAAAGAAGCGGCCGAAGACCTGAATGCGATGAATGCTGCCCATCGAGGTGCCAAGGCAAACGCCTCGGACGTAATGCAAGCGCAATTGACGCTCTCGCAAACGCAAGATGCGACGCGCAAGAACACACAGGATTTGAGAAATGCGCGCCTTGCGCTAAGCCGCTGGACTGGCATGCCAGCCGCCACTGTCGCCGACGAGACACCCAAACTGACTTCACATGTGCCTGGGTTGCCGGTAGAAGAACTCGAAAAATATCATCCGATGCTTTTAAGTGCGCGTCGAGCGGTGAATCTAGCAGATGCCGACAGCACAGTAGCAAGCCGTGAAAGCAATCCAGACTGGTCGCTTGAAGCCGCTTACAGTCAGCGCGGCAGTCAGTATTCAAACATGGTGTCTTTTGGCATCAGCATTCCTCTGGCCGTTAATCGTGCGCAAAAACAGAATCGCGACATTGCAGAAAAATCCGCGCTAGGTACCAAGGCCAGGATGCAATACGAAGAAGCATTGCGTGAACTACAGGCTGAAATCGAGAATCAATCGTCCACTCTGGAAAGTCTCAAAGCCCGTGTAACGCAACTCAATGCGCAATTGCTGCCGGCAGCATCGCAGCAGGTGGAACTGGCAACTGCTGCTTACCGTTCGGGTGCCGGCAGTCTGAGTGCCGTATTCAATGCAAAAAAAATGTTGTTGGAACGACGGCTGCAAATAGCCGAGCTTGAAAGAGAAGCGGCGCTGACCTGGGCGGCGCTGGAATATCACGTGGTTCCACATGACATGGCGTCTGCAGGAGAAATGAAATGA
- a CDS encoding DUF2282 domain-containing protein, whose product MNARNFATAAFTLAAIVSGTAMAQDKTPATKTAVEKCYGVSLAGKNDCKAGAGTTCAGTSVTDYQGNAWKNVPAGTCTSIQTPKGHGSLEAI is encoded by the coding sequence ATGAACGCACGTAATTTCGCAACCGCAGCATTCACCCTTGCAGCCATCGTTTCCGGTACTGCAATGGCACAAGACAAAACACCTGCCACCAAAACAGCTGTCGAAAAATGCTATGGCGTTTCGCTCGCAGGAAAAAATGATTGCAAAGCTGGTGCCGGTACCACCTGTGCAGGTACTTCGGTAACTGACTACCAAGGCAATGCTTGGAAAAACGTTCCAGCTGGCACTTGCACTTCGATCCAAACACCAAAAGGCCATGGTTCCTTGGAAGCGATCTAA
- a CDS encoding DUF692 domain-containing protein, protein MNKPELGAGLGLKSQHYEEALNCADTGLWFEVHPENYMVAGGPRLRWLDAIRERHPISLHGVSLSLAADAPPNAEHLKKLSELINRTEPALVSEHLAWSAWGDHYYPDLLPFPRTNASLARIAGNIERTQDRLGRRIAVENPTHYLRLDQHEWDEIDFLSELVKRTGCGLLLDVNNVFISANNLQFDATQYLERVPGEAVMEIHLAGHNEDKNNTSLLIDSHDAAIAPDVWALYSVFIERIGSRPTLIERDDHIPAFSVLQKEREHAQDVLTRQKTKLQVTA, encoded by the coding sequence ATGAATAAACCGGAACTCGGCGCTGGTCTCGGCCTGAAATCACAACACTACGAGGAAGCGCTGAACTGCGCGGATACTGGTTTATGGTTTGAAGTACATCCGGAAAACTACATGGTGGCAGGCGGCCCTAGATTGAGATGGCTGGACGCAATCCGTGAACGTCATCCGATTTCACTGCATGGCGTATCGTTATCACTGGCAGCAGATGCGCCGCCAAATGCAGAGCATCTGAAAAAACTGTCGGAACTGATCAATCGTACAGAGCCGGCGTTAGTCTCTGAACACCTAGCTTGGTCGGCATGGGGAGATCATTATTATCCCGACTTACTACCGTTTCCGCGAACTAACGCTTCTCTTGCACGTATTGCGGGCAATATTGAGCGTACTCAAGACCGTCTCGGTCGGCGAATTGCCGTTGAAAATCCGACACATTATTTACGTCTCGACCAGCATGAATGGGATGAGATCGACTTTTTGTCGGAACTTGTCAAACGTACCGGCTGCGGCTTGCTGCTAGATGTAAATAACGTTTTTATCAGCGCGAACAATTTGCAATTCGACGCTACACAATACTTGGAGCGCGTTCCTGGCGAGGCCGTGATGGAAATTCATCTGGCCGGCCATAACGAAGATAAAAACAACACATCACTGCTGATTGATTCACACGATGCTGCCATTGCGCCTGATGTTTGGGCGTTGTACAGCGTGTTCATCGAACGCATTGGCTCACGACCGACGTTGATTGAACGTGATGACCATATTCCTGCGTTCTCGGTTCTTCAAAAAGAACGGGAACATGCGCAAGACGTGCTTACGCGCCAGAAAACAAAATTACAAGTCACCGCATGA
- the fabF gene encoding beta-ketoacyl-ACP synthase II — translation MNIVSQSTTIAAHQKHRRIVVTGMGIVSPLGSGVETVWSRLLAGQSGIRRLEEDVTDGIEAKVGGVVPTSLEDPAGGFDPDQHVSSKDQRKMDKFIMYALVASEEALRQADWHPTTEAEKERTATVVASGIGGFPAIANAVRVTDKKGPNRLSPFTIPSFLINLAAGHISIKHGFKGPIAAPVTACAASVQAIGDAARMIRNEEADVVLCGGAEAAIDRVSLGGFAAARALSTNFNDDPTTASRPFDDERDGFVMGEGAGILILEELSHALARGAKPIAELIGYGTTADAYHMTAGPADGGGAARAMSIALQQAGIIATDVQHLNAHATSTPVGDAGELAAIKAVFGTDNRIAVTSTKSATGHLLGAAGGVEAIFTILALRDQVVPATLNLKTIDSGANGIDIVTHSARNMKIEHAMSNGFGFGGVNASVLFKRWSEY, via the coding sequence TTGAATATCGTTTCTCAATCAACCACAATCGCGGCCCACCAAAAACATCGTCGTATTGTTGTTACCGGCATGGGCATAGTTTCGCCTTTGGGATCAGGAGTCGAAACCGTTTGGTCGCGATTATTAGCTGGACAATCAGGTATACGTCGACTTGAGGAAGATGTCACCGATGGCATTGAAGCCAAGGTGGGCGGTGTTGTGCCAACATCCTTGGAAGATCCGGCAGGTGGATTCGATCCGGACCAACATGTGTCCTCGAAAGATCAGCGCAAAATGGACAAATTCATTATGTATGCCCTAGTGGCATCAGAAGAGGCATTACGTCAGGCAGATTGGCATCCTACGACAGAGGCAGAAAAAGAACGGACCGCAACCGTAGTTGCGTCGGGAATCGGAGGATTCCCTGCGATTGCCAACGCAGTGCGGGTTACGGACAAAAAAGGGCCGAATCGACTATCGCCGTTTACCATTCCCTCATTCTTGATCAACTTGGCGGCTGGGCATATTTCAATCAAGCATGGTTTCAAAGGACCGATTGCTGCTCCAGTTACCGCCTGCGCAGCGAGCGTTCAAGCTATCGGCGATGCTGCACGCATGATTAGAAATGAAGAAGCCGATGTCGTTCTATGCGGAGGGGCAGAGGCTGCAATTGATCGAGTCAGTCTCGGAGGGTTCGCTGCTGCACGCGCGTTGTCAACAAACTTTAACGATGACCCAACTACGGCATCGCGTCCTTTTGATGACGAGAGAGATGGTTTCGTTATGGGCGAAGGAGCTGGCATACTCATATTAGAGGAACTGAGTCATGCATTAGCGCGAGGGGCGAAGCCAATCGCAGAACTGATAGGCTACGGGACAACTGCTGATGCCTACCATATGACGGCTGGCCCTGCGGACGGCGGTGGTGCTGCTCGTGCAATGTCGATCGCACTTCAGCAAGCAGGCATCATAGCGACTGACGTTCAACATTTGAATGCCCACGCAACGTCTACACCGGTTGGGGATGCTGGCGAATTAGCGGCAATCAAAGCGGTATTTGGTACCGATAATCGCATAGCCGTCACGTCTACGAAATCTGCCACTGGACATTTGCTGGGTGCGGCCGGAGGTGTCGAAGCCATCTTTACCATTTTGGCGCTTCGCGATCAGGTCGTCCCAGCAACATTGAATCTTAAAACAATAGATTCTGGCGCTAACGGCATCGACATCGTTACGCATAGCGCACGTAATATGAAAATTGAGCATGCGATGTCGAATGGCTTCGGCTTCGGTGGCGTGAATGCAAGTGTTCTATTCAAACGGTGGAGCGAGTACTAG
- a CDS encoding alpha/beta hydrolase — MLSSKKILLATVVAASFVATGAQAQAKTHKAKPVSVATTNVTFHKVDVGDVKVFYREAGDPSKPTILLLHGFPTSSFMYRNLIPLLADRYHVVAPDLPGFGFTEAPDRAHFKYTFENLAKVIDGFTQKLGLSHYALQIFDYGAPVGLRLALAHPERVTAIVSQNGNAYEAGLANAWTPIQTYWKAPTVENRESLRQFLQPDGLKWQYETGTPNPALVSPESYTLDSALMARPGNEEVQLDLFLDYASNVALYPQFQEYFRKYQPPLLAVWGDKDPFFAVAGAEAYKTDLPKAEIHLYNAGHFALETNLGEMAPVIRNFLDRKLKR, encoded by the coding sequence ATGTTAAGTTCAAAGAAAATTCTGCTCGCGACGGTCGTCGCTGCTTCTTTCGTCGCCACCGGTGCGCAAGCGCAGGCCAAAACGCACAAGGCCAAACCTGTATCGGTCGCTACTACAAACGTTACATTCCACAAAGTGGATGTAGGCGACGTCAAAGTGTTCTATCGCGAGGCCGGTGATCCATCCAAACCGACGATTCTTTTATTGCATGGCTTTCCGACGTCGTCGTTCATGTATCGCAACTTGATTCCGTTACTCGCGGATCGCTACCATGTGGTTGCCCCGGATCTGCCGGGCTTTGGCTTCACCGAGGCACCGGATCGGGCTCACTTCAAATATACATTTGAGAACCTCGCGAAGGTGATTGATGGATTCACTCAAAAACTGGGGCTGTCACATTACGCGCTACAAATATTCGACTATGGCGCACCGGTCGGCTTACGCCTGGCCCTTGCCCATCCTGAGCGAGTGACCGCAATCGTTTCGCAAAACGGTAATGCATATGAAGCCGGCTTGGCCAATGCATGGACGCCTATCCAGACATACTGGAAAGCACCGACTGTAGAAAACCGCGAGTCGCTGCGCCAATTTCTGCAACCGGACGGACTGAAATGGCAATACGAAACCGGTACGCCGAATCCTGCTCTAGTTTCACCTGAGAGTTACACGCTGGATTCCGCATTGATGGCACGTCCTGGGAACGAAGAAGTACAGCTCGATCTGTTCCTTGACTACGCCAGCAACGTCGCGCTATATCCGCAATTCCAGGAATACTTCCGCAAATACCAACCACCGTTACTCGCAGTGTGGGGCGACAAGGATCCCTTCTTTGCGGTGGCGGGTGCAGAGGCTTACAAGACCGATTTACCGAAAGCGGAAATCCATTTGTACAATGCCGGGCATTTTGCGCTTGAAACCAATCTTGGCGAAATGGCACCGGTGATCCGCAATTTTCTGGATCGCAAGTTGAAACGATAA
- a CDS encoding DNA-binding domain-containing protein, producing the protein MNNTLERFQDDFVQAIYGDLGADSSIAALVVQPGFAIYRNTIIKGCIDALQANYPTVERLVGTEWFRAAAAIYVRETRPTNVSLMEYGETFADFLVQFEPAKELPYLANVARLDRFWVKSHTALDEESIDPSALGKLPPEELGQAVLRTLVSAHWIWFDTQPIYTIWSINRQGETLADNIEWIGQGALLVRDDGVVTWRSLEQGACAFLDACAIGMPLEQAANAAIEAQPSLDIARMLSDLLTAGVFASVGRSARIS; encoded by the coding sequence ATGAACAATACGCTCGAACGCTTTCAAGACGATTTCGTACAAGCGATCTACGGCGATCTTGGTGCCGATTCTTCGATAGCGGCATTAGTTGTACAACCGGGCTTTGCCATTTATCGCAATACGATTATCAAGGGTTGCATCGATGCATTGCAGGCCAACTATCCGACGGTAGAAAGATTAGTTGGTACCGAATGGTTCCGTGCTGCGGCTGCTATTTATGTGCGCGAGACGCGACCCACTAATGTCAGCTTGATGGAATATGGCGAAACGTTTGCCGATTTTCTCGTGCAGTTTGAACCAGCCAAAGAATTGCCTTATCTGGCAAATGTTGCACGACTCGATCGCTTCTGGGTCAAATCACATACGGCACTAGATGAAGAATCGATTGACCCGTCCGCACTTGGAAAGTTGCCTCCAGAAGAATTAGGCCAAGCCGTGCTGCGAACACTCGTCAGTGCCCATTGGATCTGGTTTGACACGCAACCAATTTACACAATCTGGAGCATCAATCGACAAGGGGAAACTCTTGCCGATAATATAGAGTGGATAGGACAGGGAGCTTTGCTTGTCCGCGATGATGGTGTCGTCACTTGGCGCAGTCTGGAACAGGGTGCATGTGCTTTTCTCGATGCCTGTGCAATTGGTATGCCGTTGGAACAGGCGGCCAATGCTGCGATAGAAGCGCAACCGTCGCTCGACATCGCACGCATGCTTTCCGATCTTCTTACCGCCGGCGTTTTTGCTTCCGTCGGACGCTCTGCACGAATTTCTTAA
- a CDS encoding carboxymuconolactone decarboxylase family protein → MSRLFTPATVIDSPAKSQPLLEAVNKQLGVVPNLFRLVGSNPAALEGYLNLSGALNKGALPAPTRERIALAIAEFNACDYCLSAHTYLAKNLAKLSDAEITANRSGSSSDPKAEAAVAFALKVATDRGHVNDSDIQTVKAAGYDDAQVIEIIAHVALNVLTNYINSVAHTEIDFPVVRARAAA, encoded by the coding sequence ATGTCCCGTCTCTTTACACCAGCAACTGTCATTGATTCACCTGCTAAATCGCAACCACTGCTCGAAGCAGTCAACAAACAGTTGGGCGTCGTGCCAAATCTATTTCGCTTGGTCGGCAGCAATCCGGCTGCACTGGAAGGTTATTTAAATCTGTCCGGCGCACTTAACAAAGGCGCTTTGCCGGCTCCTACACGTGAGCGTATCGCTTTGGCCATCGCTGAATTCAACGCTTGTGATTACTGTCTGTCGGCCCATACCTATCTGGCAAAGAATCTCGCCAAGCTGAGCGATGCCGAAATCACTGCTAATCGCAGCGGTAGTTCCAGCGACCCAAAAGCGGAAGCGGCAGTAGCATTCGCTCTGAAGGTCGCGACCGATCGTGGTCATGTTAATGATAGCGATATTCAGACGGTCAAAGCTGCCGGTTACGATGATGCGCAAGTGATCGAAATCATTGCACACGTCGCGCTCAATGTGTTGACTAACTACATTAATTCGGTAGCCCATACTGAGATCGACTTCCCGGTTGTGCGTGCACGCGCAGCTGCTTAA
- a CDS encoding LysR family transcriptional regulator, producing the protein MTDRFESMALLVEVVDAGSFSGAARRLGIPLATVSRKIGELETMLKTRVLQRSTRQLSMTEAGQAYVAACRRILEEVDEAERAVSGEYAAPKGDLVITTPIVFGRKHVMPVVAQFLKAYPDINVRVVLADHVVHLLEEHVDIAVRVGELPDSNMVAARIGTINRVMCASPAYLKKNGTPKKPDDLSKHQCITFDGLMAPKLWQLCENGREINVPVFSRVVVNTAEAAIEAAESDIGITSVLCYQIAERVRDKQLKMVLREYEREAWPINLVHAGQGILPLKVRAFLDYARPRLSARLDAAHHMMLSTPNSASGR; encoded by the coding sequence ATGACAGACAGATTTGAATCGATGGCGCTGCTAGTGGAAGTAGTGGATGCGGGTAGTTTTTCCGGCGCAGCGCGGCGTCTTGGTATACCGCTTGCTACAGTCAGTCGTAAGATTGGTGAATTGGAAACGATGTTGAAAACACGCGTACTGCAGCGCTCAACGCGGCAGTTGTCAATGACAGAAGCGGGGCAAGCATATGTGGCGGCATGCCGACGCATCCTAGAGGAAGTCGACGAGGCCGAACGGGCCGTATCAGGCGAATACGCGGCACCAAAAGGCGATCTAGTTATTACAACGCCGATCGTATTTGGTCGCAAACATGTAATGCCTGTGGTCGCACAATTTTTAAAAGCGTATCCGGACATTAATGTACGCGTGGTGCTTGCCGATCATGTCGTACATCTTCTCGAAGAACATGTGGACATCGCGGTGCGCGTCGGAGAGCTTCCTGATAGCAACATGGTGGCAGCACGTATCGGAACGATAAACCGTGTGATGTGCGCAAGTCCCGCTTACCTGAAAAAGAACGGTACACCAAAGAAGCCGGATGATTTGAGTAAGCATCAATGCATAACGTTTGATGGATTAATGGCGCCAAAATTGTGGCAACTATGCGAGAACGGTCGCGAAATTAACGTGCCCGTTTTCTCGCGCGTGGTCGTCAATACTGCCGAAGCTGCGATTGAGGCGGCGGAATCCGATATCGGTATCACCAGTGTGCTGTGCTACCAAATTGCTGAGCGTGTGCGCGACAAGCAGTTGAAGATGGTGCTACGGGAATATGAGAGGGAGGCATGGCCTATCAACCTAGTACATGCTGGGCAAGGCATCCTACCATTGAAGGTACGCGCGTTTCTAGACTATGCGCGACCAAGATTGTCAGCTCGGCTCGATGCGGCGCATCACATGATGCTGTCGACACCGAATTCTGCGTCGGGACGATGA